The region TGCCAGAATTAAGATTGTCCTGGCAAACTTACTCTGGCCTCATGGACTGTATATTGTGTTGTATTTGCAGGATTTCCTCCCCACCCCGAAAACCGTCATCTTTTTCAAGGCAGATATAGGACCTCCTTGGAGATTAATCAGGACTGTACAGTGATGTGGTCATTATCAATAAATTCCCTCCCTAATTTGTAGCAGAAGTTGGAAGGTGTATGGAAAATGGGACTGAGGGCTGTGGAAAAGAAGTACTCTGAAGGGAGCTGGTACCACCTTCAGAACTGCCTCTGCCAACACATTCCTAAAAATTTCAGGTGATCTATAAATTGTATGTTCCTGGTTTTCGAGGTGCCAAGACTGAGAATCAGCCGCCCCATTTTCTTTGCAACAGAGGTCAAAGGTACTTTGAATATAAAAGACTATATAATGCTTAGTACTCTGGAAGATCAGTGCTTCACACTGAACAGCTATATTTAGTGAAGTCTTCAGTGCTGCAGGTGTTATCAGGGGATTATATACCTCACCTCAGAGACATTAATCAGATACCGCATTGATGAGctccataggaaaaaaaaaaagtctttgaagAAATCAGTCATTCCTGAGTTTGTATAGTCTTAACAGTAGATAAGGCACAAGTCCACACATTAAAAGGCAAGGATTAAATGAAAGACTGAATAACTTCTTGTTCAGTGAGCACTGTTTATCCTGTGTGATTGAGGCAGGGTTCTAGTGGAAAAATAGTGTGCAGTCATGAAATTAAAGACTTTGACTTAATGCACATAGGCAAGTGGGATTTAGGCAGCGTCCAAGGAAAAGGATCATGATCTTCATTCTTCTAATGAAAGATTCTGTATTGTTTGAATCTAAGTATAATTAATCATTTATGAGGAAGGAAAATCCAGATATGTATAAGAAGAGCATAAGGAtgtacatttttccttcttactgAGCAAGCAAAAGGACTAATTTATGCTGATCGCAGTTTGCACGGTGAAGTCTCAGAAGAGAAGGAATAGAGAACACTGGGCTCACTGCCCCATCTCTTGTTTGGGAAGTTTTAATACCTGTGGTATTAATACCTTAGTGGTAGCTATTGACAGACTTGGAGAAGTTTCTCTGAGTAGCTGCTGTAATGTGAGAGGGTGGAAACAGGGAGGAGGTGCGAGAGAGCTCCCCTCCACATGAAGGGCTGCTACTCCATGGAACGGACTGGAGATTTCCACCTGGCAATCTGCACCATTCTTCCTTTCTGGATCCTCTGTACTGTACCTGCTGACATACCTCCTAGAGACACCTGAGTTTAGTTTCCTGCCCCCAGGGCTCCATCTGGACTTTTCCAGAGATAGATCTTGCATACTTTATTTCAGGGTTTTATCTGTCAGGGATGCATGAATAGTGTTTAGTAGTATTTTGCTGTAGCCATGATCTAAGGCGCTAGGCAAGTAATGGTAATGCATTTTATTAGACCAAGTGATGCAATTTGAAAACCAAGGTaacttttaagtactgaaaaagGCTGCAGAATAGACTTGCTGTTATAAAGACTTTGGAGTTTGAAGCATGGTATCCTTCCAAACCCACCTTCCTTGTTCCCTGTGTATTATATCCCCATATTCATGAAGGGTTATGGTAAATTTCCTAAACTATGAAAACATTAGTGGGTGGGCTAGTAGTACATTTACAATGAAGACAGGTATACAAAGTGGGGTCATCGTACTGCTCTGGCATAGCAGTTTATTGCTCATGGAGCAGAATAGAAATGGACCATTAGCATTCCTGAGGACCTCCCCTTGTTATaaagacattgctgcaattcaGTGTGCTGCTGTGAGAAATCTGGGGCCTTCTACAAACCAGCCTCTGCTTAATACAGGGAGCAACATGcactcaggagcagcagccctTCTGTGAGCTTCTTAAAAATTTCTTGTGTCTTAGTTTAGTTTGCACAGCCAGATCATCAACAAAGGTCTTGCTTCTCAAAGGTCCTCCAGTGCAGAAGTGCAGACCTTCTCTTTGTAAAACTTCTGCTTTCACAGgaaattttgcttttgcaaacacCAGCTCATTAATTACGTAATGAAACAATTCAgagcctttcattttttttctggcagaaaTGCCATGTCAGCGTTCAGAAGAACAAAGCATCTACTTTGTCTCACACTGTCTGTCAAGTTAATTTCAGTGagacacacaaaatattttaccaATATTTTACTTGATGAGAATAGGTTGAGTTAAAAATTAAGCAGCACATTTTTGTCTTATgttctctttaattttctttctttcctttagaaGTTAGTAGGTGCTATTATGAGAAATTAGTGAACCATGAACAGGTGATCTTATCCTATGACAATATTCAGAATTGACAAAAACCTGTGTTTAGAAAATTTcttgctctttattttattttccagtgtaCAATAGTGACACAAGGCTAGTTATTTTCTCTGAGTGCAAAGTGAAGTCGATACTCAAGGTGCAGACAGTGCTGAATGAGTGAACTCTGAAATTAGAAATAGGGGttggttgggctttttttgctaCTAGGTTTCAGGCTTTAATCCTAAACAAATCTGCTCTTCGGTTCCTGTCTGATATATGTCAGAGGATCATTTGAATTATAGAAATGGAATTTCCTCTGTATTGTCATTCTTCTTGCAAGTATGCATTTCAGTACAAGGCAGATGGCACAGATTATTTTATATTCCTAATGCATATACCTCTAGGAGAGCCACACTGCACTGTGCTGATGCTGGCTGCATGGGTTATGTGTTCTCAGGAGACCAACATGTTCAGAATGtattcttttgccctttccccTGTCATTTCATGTTTTGCTATGATAGAAGCACTAGCAAATAAAAGGCTTGTTATTGATTTCTGTGCAAATGTTAATAATATCTGTGTAACTCTGCATTGGAGTGACAGTAACTGATGTACAAAATTTGACATCTTAATTATTCCTTGATGGAAAGGAGGGCCACTAACCTGAGATACAGCAGCCTATTAACTTTGGATCTGTGGATTCAAAGCAGCCTTAGGTCACAAGTGAAATGAGTGAGGCTGTCTTAATATAGTCTTTATggatgtttgtttgcttcttaaAAACAGCAGAAGGTCTTCAATGTGTCTGGAGCAGACGGAAGCAGAAatcctgaaacaaaaaaatgttttgcttctaGTATTGCTAGCCTAACTGAAATTGCAAGTACTTGAAATCTCAGCAATAGCACAACTTATAAGCTCCCCAGTCTTATTGGTAGATGCATAAAAAATATGCATCCAAAATGATGTTGTTTACTCCATCAAAAAGAGAGGTTCAAgaattttggtgtttttctgttATAACAGTGCCATCCTGTAGGCAGAGCTTCAGTTCCCGGCAGTTGCAACTTTATGCAAAATTCCTGGAAGCTGGAAATGTGAAGTGGATGACCAAGGGCACATATACACCATAGGTCATTAGCAGATATTGAACAGTGAACCCCAAAAATCTGATCCCCAGCCACTGAGGATTTTGTTATCATTACAACAGTGAAAGTAATTCCTTTAGCAATAGGTAGATATCAAGCTGttgctgtctttgctttcaGCTATATGTAACTGTCATCCACAACCTGTAGCGTAGGAGAGGCTCTCTTCAGGAGGATACCATTTCCCAGCTAACCATCCAGGTGACCTGTACACTTAGTAGCTAAAGCtctctttaaaaattatattgtgCATTTCTGACTACAGGATTATATGACCACCACAGAAGTGTTGTATATGCATCATTATGCTGTTAAAATTCACATTCTTAGTCCAGTCACAGACAGCCCCACAATAAGGCATCAGCATTTCAAAAGCTATCCTATGTCGAACAATAGAGTAAATGGCAAGAACAGAAAATTTGATTCCTGCctcagtggaagaaaagatcTAATATGAAAGAACAACTGCGAGAAGTATTAAGGCTTGATTGTTTGTATTTCACCGGCAGCATCCAGAATTAATTTAAGTGATttaactattattattattgagtTACCGAGTGCCCtagaaggcaagaaaaaattTGGGTCCTCTAATCTAATCCACTACTTTCTTGtcctccagagctggaccagaGTTTGCTTGCACATTGTGTGCTGGAAAAGGGCAGCAGTTTGATGTTTGCTTGAGCAGCTCCTTAATAGTCAGTCTCCAACCCTGGTCTGCCTCTCTGTTTAAGCAGTGATAACAGTGCAGAAGGACTAAGgccagaaaacagaaaggatgaattgggaagaggaaggaaatttACATTGTAGTCCAGGGTCTTTCACCATGCTCAGCTGCAAACACAACATAGGGCAAACTTAAGGAAGGAAACTAATTAGGATTCCattaaaaagaggagaaaacatcTTGCTGAGACCCAAGTCACGTCATGATGGTCAAAGTGAAACCTTGCTCGCTAATGTAGccttaattcattttattttgcagagacAGCAAGCTCACCATGTTGCTTCGGGAGTCCTTGGGGAATATGAACTGCCGCACCACAATGATAGCTCACATTTCAGCCGCTGCGGGGAACTACGCTGAGACGCTGTCTACCATCCAGATTGCATCAAGGGTCCTcaggatgaagaaaaagaaaactaaggTAAGATAGTGTATAACTCCCTTCTTGTAATGGTGGaggcaggaggaagaaggaCCCTGAAAGATCTTTAATGGGGTAGAACAGCATATAACAAAATCAGTAATCAATTCCAAAGTGCGTGGGTTGTATGTACCCTGTCCTAGGCGAGTGGCTTATAGCACACAGGGAGGGTAAATGCTTCAGCTTCAGATACAGAGGAGTGAGTTCAGACATATCTGCTATAGCAGCTTTGTAAGCTGGCCTCATTTAATGATATAGCTGTCAGAgagcatttattttcagttacgCTCTTAGTGCTAATGAAATAATAAGGAATGAAACCACTGTAGAGTTAAAGAAAATTTGGATTAATGAAGAATTAGATTCTCTGTGCTTCTCAGAGACAGTGGAAgcaaaaaaagtgcaaagcagtGTATCCGTTGCCAGCACTGATGCCCCTTTTATTCCCACCGTTTCCAAATAAGGGTGATAGATTTTCCAAGAAGTAGAGTGAGGATGGGCTATATCCACTTTTATGTTTTAGagtcctgtttctttctgtacttACTGCTTATGGTGTGAATTGGGGACAACAACTGAATTTTAtgtgtttcatttaaattgACAGCCTATGGATTGACAAAACCTTTTTTGTCAATTAAttgaagagagagaaatgaagGGACTCAGTCCATCACAGCAGTGATGGAGACCTAGAGACCTCTGGGTTCATGTCATACAATTCCACATGCTGGTGGTATGACCAAAGGGGGattgtctttattttctgtgccttATTTGTGAAATGAGTTTTGTTGTTCCTTTGCTCACGCAGAGAGACAGAAACACATGCCCACACACAGACCCACACAACCCCCTACCTTTGCCAAACATCTGATTTCTTTGGCCAGGCTCAATTAAGGGAAGGATCCTAATCCATTTGTTCAGTACTTTTTCTTTGGAAGTGTCATGACTCTTGGAGTGGGGCACAGATTTGGGGCGTTGGGTTCTCCATTGAACACGATTGTGTGTTTGCTGTAAGATTGTGGGTAAGaagctgcagagctctgtgtcTTACTTTAGAGATTTCCCAGTTTAGACATGACTGCGACCTTTTTGTGTATGCACTTTGTGCAAGGAGCTGTTTGCAATGCTGAAATGTCAcggtctctgtctctctctcatGTTGCAGTACACATCAAGTTCTTCTGGAGGAGAGAGCTCTTGTGAGGAAGGCAGAATGCGGAGGCCAACCCAGCTGAGGCCTTTCCACTCTAGAAACACCGTTGACCCAGACTTCCCTATTTTGCATTTGTCAAGTGATCCTGATTATTCATCCAGCAGTGAGCAGTCCTGTGACACTGTGATTTACGTTGGCCCCAATGGCACTGCCCTTTCTGATAAGGAACTGACAGATAATGAGGGTCCCCCTGACTTTGTTCCCATAGTTCCTGCtctgcaaaagacaaaaaatgagGGCAGGTTGGAGGAAGTCAGTGAATCAGGGCCCAGCACATCTGAAAGAGACTGCCTGAAGTGCAACACctttgcagagctccaggaGAGGCTAGATTGCATAGATGGCAGTGAAGAGACTGACAAATTTCCCTTTGAAGAGATGCCTGCCCAATTTAGCTCAGACCAGATGTCTAAGTGCTCTGTTTCAAGCCAGCTGGCAGAGCTTAGCCACTTACCAGAGTCAGATAAGGAAGATACGGTGCCAGAATATCAGCATTCTGACAGAGAAGCCaaggaaaatataaatgcaaCACCCAGCAAAACGAAGAGAAATCACTCCCCTGTTCCTTCTGGAGCTCTTAGTAATGTTTCAACCCCTTCTTCTCCCAGGAGTGTAACGGGCAGCTCTAGCAAAGAGCTTAGCTCTTCTCAGTTAGCACACAGCACCAgcttgcagagcagcagagaaggtCTCAACACTTGTGGATTTGTGGAAGGCAAACCTCGGCCAATGGGTTCGCCCCGGCTTGGCATTGCAAGCCTCTCAAAGACATCTGAGTACAAGCCACCAACTTCTCCTTCTCAGAGGTGCAAAGTCTATACGCAGAAAGGAGTCCTGCCCAGCTCCACTCCCCCACCAGCTCCCCTGAGTAAGGACACTGGGACAACATCTAGTGAATCTTTACTGCAGCCGGAACTCCGGACCCCACCTGCAGGCATGAGCCCTCAGATCATGAAGAAGTCAGTGACCTCCAGCAATGGGGACTTTGAGGAGACCATTCTTGATGAAAATCGGCAACAAAGCATTTCTCCAGAATCCAAGAAGGAGATTCTGAGCACCACCATGGTGACCGTGCAGCAGCCGTTAGAACTGAATGGAGAGGACGAGCTGGTGTTCACCCTTGTAGAAGAGCTAACCATTAGTGGGGTCCTTGACAATGGGCGCCCAACCAGTATCATCAGTTTTAACAGTGACTGCTCAGTGCAGGCTTTGGCCTCTGGGTCCAGGCCAGTCAGTATTATCAGCAGCATATCTGAAGATCTTGAATGTTACTCCAGTGCAGCTCCCGTGTCTGAAGTCAGCATCACACAGTTCCTTCCACTTCCAAAGTTGGGCCTGGATGACAAATGCCAGGATGATGGCAGCAGGCGCTCATCCATTAGCTCATGGTTGAGTGAAATGAGCACAGGGAGTGATGGTGAACAGTCATGTCACAGCTTCGTAGCCCAGGCATGCTATGGGCATGGGGAAGCTATGGCAGAGCCCCCTGTCCCGGATTTTGCAAGCACCATACAAAGTGCCAGCATGATTTGTGTAAGCGACAAACAGAAGCCAGTGACTGACAACATGCTTATACTATCAGAAATGGGGGAGGAAGCTTTTGGAAAAGTGCCACCCATCAAAGGGTGTAAAATATCAGCTTTAGGGAAAACTACTGTCACAATTAAAAACACTGCAAGCCTCAGCAGCTGTGAAGGCTACATCCCAATGAAGACAAACATTACTGTTTATCCGTGTATTGCTGTTAATCCATACAAAGCACAAGACACTGATGATGCTGTATTGGCAGTAAGTGCAGACCCAAAAGTTGCTCGTTCCCATGACGTGAAAGAATCCAGTTCtaagaaagatataaaattTGAAGACCCTTGgctgaagagagaagaagatgTAAAAAAGGACAGCTCTGGGAGCAGTGATGGGCCGAGGCCTGACATGGCTGCAGTTCCAGCCAAGCCTGAGCACAGCATAAAGCCATCCTCAGCAGACAGATTTAGCAACAGCAGTGGGGATGCCTCTATCTCCCCAGGGTCTGACAGTTTAAAGAGGATCGTGGATGGGTGTGAAGTGGCAGCGTCCAGCTCTGCTACCCAAAGCCCTGTTCATTCCACTGATGTCTTGAAGAGTGGCAGCCTCCCTCGAGGGCTCCTGAAAGCAAGCAAGCTGGAGGACTCTGACAGTCACCTCCATCCCCCTGCCACTGACAGCAGCGGAGTTGGctctcctgccctcctcccaTTTTCTAAGGCTAGCCTTGACAAGAAAATGGCCTCTCCCAAACACTGTGTCCTCACTCGTCCCAAAGGGACCCCTCCTCTGCCACCGGTGAGAAAGTCAAGCTTGGATCAGAAGAACAGAGccagcccccagcacagtgcagccagcagcaccacGAGCAGTCCCTCCAGCCAGCCCGGGTCCTTCCTGGCCAGCTTCCCTGAGGAGCTGAGTGCCAAACAGAAGGGCTCTGGCATCGACAGCAGtggcaacaacagcagcagcaagctcTTCAGTGCCAAACTGGAGCAGCTTGCCAGCAGGACCAACTCTCTTGGGAGGTCTGCAGGAAGCCACTATGAGTGTTTGTCGCTGGAAAGAGCAGAAAGCCTGTCCTCTGTGAGCTCCAAAATGAGCCCTGGCAAAGACACCACCATGCCTAGGGCTGGAAGGAGCCTCAGCCGCAGTGTTATGTCCTCACCCACCAACTCGGGCCTCTCCCAGTCGGCAGGTGCCTCTCCGAAAGCCAGCCAGTCGAAGATCTCTGCAGTCAGCAAGCTCTTGCTGGCAAGTCCCAAGGCCCGCAGCCTGTCTGCCTCTGCCACCAAAACACTCAGCTTCTCGACCAAGTCTCTGCCTCAGTCTGTAGGGCAGAGCTCCAGTTTGCCTCCGAGTGGGAAGAACATGTCTTGGTCAACGCAGTCCCTCAGCAGAAACCGGGGCTCCAGCCTTGCTTCTAAATTGCCCCTTCGGGCCGTCAATGGGAGGATTTCGGAGCTGCTCCAGGGCAGCGCCAGTGCCAGAGGGTCACAGCTGCGGGGCAGCTCAGAGGCAGATGAGCGCGGGGgcctcctgggagatgagaagcCGGCAGTTCACATGCTGCCTTCCCCTTACAGTAAGATCACCCCTCCTCGGAAACCTCACCGCTGCAGCAGTGGTCACGGGAGTGACAACAGCAGTGTCCTGAGCGGGGAGCTGCCCCCCGCCATGGGTAAAACAGCCCTCTTCTACCACAGTGGGGGGAGCAGCGGCTACGAGAGCATGATGAGGGACAGTGAGGCGACGGGGAGCGCCTCTTCAGCACAAGACTCCATGAGTGAGAACAGCAGCTCCATGAGCAGCAGGTGCCGAAGCCTCAAAAATTCAAAGAAACGATCAAATGCAGGTAAGCTTGTGGTGGTGTGAAAGAGAGATGCGGACCAAAGCAGCTGACTAGTTCATGGTGGGGAGCCCAGTCCTAAAGGGGAGCTAATTCCATACCAGCTATATCTCTTAGCAGAGAAGCGAGGCCAGGCTCCAAGTGTCCAAGGCTCCAAGTTTCTTCATCTTGTAACAGGCACAAATCCTGTGTGCTTACATTGCCTTGGCAATGGAGTCTCCCCTTCACTCATTTCACTTAGGTTTACTTCAAATGAACAGAAGAACGATTATCCCTACAACTGGTTAGTATTGCCAATGACGGCCACATTCAAGTATTTACTTATCCAAATATTCTTCTGATTTGATTCCAGAAAGGTGCCTTTGTGAGGTAGTGAAATGTAACTGTTACTCTTAAGAACTTTGGGCACAGACTTCCCTCTTGCTATGCACATTTCACCAGCACAAGACGAGAGCCTTGCTGAAGAGCAGTATCTGTTGTGAGCGCTCTTTTACTCCTTGTGCTCTGGATGCCCAAGGGTGCAAGATGACCTGCAGCAGAAGCTACTGCTGAGTTCCTTCTTCCCTAGAAGATGGGACAGAGTCGTGCTCATGCACCTTGAAAGATGTCATCCTGCCTCTGAGACTCTTGGTTTTTAACTTTTGAGTTATGagtcctttttttcccagtaatttttgataacaaataaaaattatattaataataatatatgGGAACTACTGCACTGAAGCACTTGCAAATCTGAAACCATTTTAGTCATCACAGAAAGGATCAGAAAGACTTAATCTTTGTTCAGATTCAGTCCCCAGCAGCTTTCATGCTATGTAAGATTTTTTAATTAGATGGCAAGAGCCTCCTGTATCATACCAAGAGTCTGTGCAGTTGCAACTGCTGTATCTTCCTATGAGAATAAGTTTTAGAAGTTTGCAGGGCAATGATGAGGAACATTCATCA is a window of Columba livia isolate bColLiv1 breed racing homer chromosome 3, bColLiv1.pat.W.v2, whole genome shotgun sequence DNA encoding:
- the KIF26B gene encoding kinesin-like protein KIF26B translates to MNSVAGNKERIAVTTRSRKYGVTDPCSPTKPAAPFSPESWYRKAYEESRAGSRPAPEGAGSALGSSGTPSPGSGTSSPGSFTGSPGPASPGIGTSSPGSLGGSPGFGTGSPGSGSGGGSSPGSDRGVWCEHCNARLAELKRQALKLLIPGPANSKDPGISSVIHDKLQVPNTIRKAWNEKDNRCDVCATHLNQLKQEAIQMVLTLEQAANSEHYDASPGSPPPLSNIPTLVSPRHMGSLQPRDWAYMPAPYATSNYTGFVANKHSGKPNTLGIVNGVEKKNGSPGHQAKVSFQMATSPSNGNVLNSVAIQAHQYLDGTWSLSRTNGVTLYPYQISQLMTETSREGLTEAALNRYNADKPSLYSFPASQSTYVASEVSTGTSVAASFFARAAQKLNLSSKKKKHRPSASSVPESPLFSTSFSSILQTSPPPAPPCLLRAVSKVKDTPGLGKVKVMVRISSTLGRDTSESSSFLKVDPRKKQITLYDPLACGGQNVFQKRGNQVPPKMFAFDAVFPQDASQAEVCAGTVAEVIQSVVNGADGCVFCFGHSKLGKSYTMIGKDDSMQNLGIIPCAISWLFKLINERKEKTGARFSVRISAVEVWGKEENLRDLLSEVATGSLQDGQSPGVYLCEDPICGMQLQNQSELRAPTAEKAAFFLDAAIASRRSSQRDCDEEDHRNSHMLFTLHIYQYRMEKSGKGGMSGGRSRLHLIDLGSCVKVLSKNREGSSGLCLSLSALGNVILALVNGSKHIPYKDSKLTMLLRESLGNMNCRTTMIAHISAAAGNYAETLSTIQIASRVLRMKKKKTKYTSSSSGGESSCEEGRMRRPTQLRPFHSRNTVDPDFPILHLSSDPDYSSSSEQSCDTVIYVGPNGTALSDKELTDNEGPPDFVPIVPALQKTKNEGRLEEVSESGPSTSERDCLKCNTFAELQERLDCIDGSEETDKFPFEEMPAQFSSDQMSKCSVSSQLAELSHLPESDKEDTVPEYQHSDREAKENINATPSKTKRNHSPVPSGALSNVSTPSSPRSVTGSSSKELSSSQLAHSTSLQSSREGLNTCGFVEGKPRPMGSPRLGIASLSKTSEYKPPTSPSQRCKVYTQKGVLPSSTPPPAPLSKDTGTTSSESLLQPELRTPPAGMSPQIMKKSVTSSNGDFEETILDENRQQSISPESKKEILSTTMVTVQQPLELNGEDELVFTLVEELTISGVLDNGRPTSIISFNSDCSVQALASGSRPVSIISSISEDLECYSSAAPVSEVSITQFLPLPKLGLDDKCQDDGSRRSSISSWLSEMSTGSDGEQSCHSFVAQACYGHGEAMAEPPVPDFASTIQSASMICVSDKQKPVTDNMLILSEMGEEAFGKVPPIKGCKISALGKTTVTIKNTASLSSCEGYIPMKTNITVYPCIAVNPYKAQDTDDAVLAVSADPKVARSHDVKESSSKKDIKFEDPWLKREEDVKKDSSGSSDGPRPDMAAVPAKPEHSIKPSSADRFSNSSGDASISPGSDSLKRIVDGCEVAASSSATQSPVHSTDVLKSGSLPRGLLKASKLEDSDSHLHPPATDSSGVGSPALLPFSKASLDKKMASPKHCVLTRPKGTPPLPPVRKSSLDQKNRASPQHSAASSTTSSPSSQPGSFLASFPEELSAKQKGSGIDSSGNNSSSKLFSAKLEQLASRTNSLGRSAGSHYECLSLERAESLSSVSSKMSPGKDTTMPRAGRSLSRSVMSSPTNSGLSQSAGASPKASQSKISAVSKLLLASPKARSLSASATKTLSFSTKSLPQSVGQSSSLPPSGKNMSWSTQSLSRNRGSSLASKLPLRAVNGRISELLQGSASARGSQLRGSSEADERGGLLGDEKPAVHMLPSPYSKITPPRKPHRCSSGHGSDNSSVLSGELPPAMGKTALFYHSGGSSGYESMMRDSEATGSASSAQDSMSENSSSMSSRCRSLKNSKKRSNAGSQRRRLIPALSLDTTSPARKPANSPGVRWVDGPLRSGQRGLGEPFEIKVYEIDDVERLQRRRGGDSKEVICFNAKLKILEHRQQRIAEVKAKYEWLMRELEVTKQYLMLDPNKWLSEFDLEQVFELDSLEYLEALECVTERLENRVNFCKAHLMMITCFDVTSRRR